The sequence AGCGGAGTTGAAGGTGGTGGATCCATCAACAACATTGAGATCCCCTGTGATGATCGTTGAATTCATACCATCTCCAACAATCATCAGATTCTGCTTGTTCTTGTCCACTGTAACATTCTCCTTGTACGTTCCCGTCTTGATATAGATCACGAAACGAGTCTTGCTCTTGTTGGGCGCTGCTGCAATTGCTTCTGCCACGGTCTTGTATTTCCCTGAGCCATCTTTTGCTACAACTATATCTGCTTTTATATCACTAGCTGACTTCTGCAGCAATTTCCTGTCAAAGGGGCTGATCCACGAAGGCAGCAGCATTCCTCTCGCACCAGTGAGTGTCATCATTTCTACATCAGGCTCTGATCCTTCTGCAAGAATTGCCAAAGAGGCCCTCGCCCTCAGTATGAGGTCTTCAAGAATGGCTTCCATTGGTTTTCTTGACGGAGCATTGAGCCCATCAAAGCAGGTGACATGGTTAGTGAGCACTGTACTTAGCCATGTTTGAGCATCAGCGCGAGACATGATACCAGTTGGAGCCATTATAGCTTTGATCGAATCAAGAACTAGATCGATGGACAAGTCTAGTAGCTCGAGACAGTCCGCCAGAGCCCCCTGTTCAGTTTGAGCATTCATCTGATTTCTCAGTTTTGTAGCATGTAAAGTGGCGTTTCTCATCATGCGGGCTTGCTTCACCAGCATTTTTTGCAGGATAAAAGTGGTATTTTGGGGCTTAACACCATCGGAGACGAGTTCAGAAACAAAATTTTGGCAGGTTTCAGGATGTAAAGCTCGTTGGCAGATATGTGAAGCTTTTGATTGGTCATTTTGGATTATTTTGACAAGATTTGGAGCAAGAAAAACAGCCGAGACGAGTAGTGTAAGAATGGCTGGAGCCAAGTAGAGGAACTTACAGGTAATCAATTTGGTCTTTTGGGGGGAAATTAACAGAGGTTGACGCGTTGAAGCCATTTTTCTATGATATATAATTGAACTTGCTTCAAAAGCTGCTTCTTTATAGCTGAACGAAGGAAGAGAACATATAATTCAATTCTTACGGCAATACTTTTTCAGATAAGTTAACCGCACGGAATATGTCTAATTGGACATAACGCAGTTGTTCGCGAATTTACCCAATACAGTCTATACAGAACAGAGAAAATGTTCTAATACAAGGAAAATACACGATATTATAGAATAATTGAAATACCATCTGCCACTCAATATTGGCACGTGTGTATCACCATCCACACTAAATATGCAAATCTAAATAAATAACCAATCAGTGACAGAAAAGGTAACCAAAGTAAGGTACAATAATAGATGTGGTCCCTTTCAGGACAAACGAAAACTGCGAGCCATCGACTCGAGGGGAATAAAAACCAGCAATGTTACAAATTTTACATTTTAATTATAGCATATCTTATCATATATTCAAACCCCACGATATCCGCTCATCGATTGCATGGTCACAAGAACAATTATTATATTGGTTATCGGGAGATAATGCATGCACTTTACCCGCGGTTTGAGATATAAAGCTTCCCCACCGCTTTGATGGTAGTAGGTGGAGTAATCATATCACAGGCTCAACGTGATCACGAGTCGCTTAAATCAAAACTACCCCCAAATCTAGCATAAATTCTACTGCaatagattttttttctttttttttttttgttattgacACAAAATGGGTACCGGGGTGGGTAAATTCCCGGGCAAAACAGCAGGCGAGTTCCTCGTCTTCCTGGAGATGAAGTCTACACGCTGAAAAACAAGAAAACTCGTAAGTGGGGAGCCGGAATAGTTTTCGGCGTCGTccctccgatgcttaagtcagactAAGATGTATAGAGTGGGCTTATGATATTTGAGAGAATGAGTGTGTGCGGAAATGATAATGATAAGTGAGAGATTCTTGAAAGAATTACCTAGGCCAGGCGTCCGAGCCTCGTATTTATACTCGCCAGCCCGGGTCCTCAATCATTACTCGGTATGGACTAACTGACAATATTTAAGGTGATGGGACGGTCACCACGTGGTTTTAGACATCCCGTTATCTTAGAAAAAACTCATACCGTTGAAACGTGATTAGTAATCATTCGGTCTAtgacaagagcctgaaatactccAAGCTTTCCTGGGTCCTTGAGATCGCCCGCGTGTTTGAAACTCTACCGGGCTATCTCACCACCCGGGCTATCCGGGTTATCTTACCAGAATATCAGTTATAAAGAGAGATTATTTGTTacttttttacaaaaataataataaagatcAGTGTTTGATAGTATCTGAAAATCATGTTTGGTTTTATTGGaattcttttatttattggttttTCATACTAAGAATAACCCGCTCATTGTTCACATTAAATCAAAATTTcctttcttcaaaaaaaaaatttattacacaCTACATTTTTTATTGTATTATCGTAGTGATCTACATCCATTACTCGAGGATCAGAATATCTATGCCGACCGAAACAAGATTTGATGACAGATTCGTAGACTGTAAAACCAGATAACAGAATGAATCCATTCCGCAACCGGATCTGTGGTGCGGATCTGTCGCCGACGCACTGCCCGAACGGAGATCCAACGGCTCAATTTTTTCATCTCGCGTCAAAAAATAAGAGCCGTTGGATCTGGCACATAGCATTTGACATAACCCTTACGGTACGAcataaaaatctttcaaaagaGGTCTGGGAAAAAACCCCATAGTGTAattgaaaaatatatacatttcaCATTCCTACATCGTCATGCATAAAGGGGACGGGCACAGGGCTTTATCTTTGAGGTAGTACAAGCCTACGAATTCACAGGGAACACCATTAATGTGCTAGATGCTTGTCgaaaagaaaagatgaaggTAATCCGCACTGGATACTAAAAAGGCTCCATAAAACACAGAATTCTTCTCACATTGCAGTACCATTCAAGACGAGCATTACTTAGCCAAAAGGTCTCTGAGTTATTAATTGTGTGAGATGATCATGTATGAAACTTCCAAGTGTTGATTAGGTTTATGATGTAAATTCTTTACTTTTCCTAGTTCAGGATTGCGAAAAAAAATTGGACATGTCCAGAATTGATAAAGAACAAACGTTGAAACAAAAATAGACAACCCCGGCAGACCAAATCAACCACCCCATTCATCCAACTCCTTTAGTTTCAGTTTATTTCCTAAAATTCACTTAGATTAGCACTAAACAAACATAGAAAGCAATGCTTAAGACAATTTATTGCGTTCAAAGCATGAACGTCATCATTAATATCCATTAACACTGAAAATCGGGAGGTCAACATCATGCATGACACGGGGAAACTAAGAGAAATTGAAAACGTTGTAGCACACAACtgacttaatttaaaatatctgCACATATCATCTTCACTTCTTCAGCACTGATGCAGTATCCAACGGCCAGAGCAGAAGGGCAAAGGCCAGTACTCAGAAACCATGAATTTTGATATGCTCCTTTTTCACAATCGCTCTGGCAAAGGCCAGTACTCAGAAACCATGAATTTTGATATGCTCCTTTTTCACAATCCCAGCCTATTTACAAGATGAAAGATTAGATTGTTGACGTACAAGCTTCAAAGGTTCAgcaatatatataatagatagTCCTATGCATATAATAATTTCTTTTGCTACACATGGAGTGGAGTGCTTTCCAGACTATCTATATTGCTAAATAATTAACACCTCCTGGCTCAGTTTTCATACAATTAAATGATGATTTTGACCAGCACATTTTCATACCAGCAGATAAAATGGTGAATAAACTATGAGTGATCACCTGAATAAGAAAGGAAGAAACGTTCTTCCGCTGGTCACCTTGGAGTTGAATAACCTTCAAAGGCAAAACccttaattgaataaaataaaagggttgaaaaagaatgaaaagtaaTAAAATTAGAATAAACAAAACCTGGCCTAGTTCTGGGTCCTGAACAACAGTTCCATTGCAGCAAAACTCTTTCTTGAGATCCTTCAGGATTTTGTTATAGCTGAACTCTTTCTTCAAGCCCTGCACAGTTGTTAGGCTTTTCCGACCATTCCGCTGCTGTACGCGAACATGAACGTAGTCCTTTGACCCAGCACCAGAATTCTCAGCATTTGCATCAGCAAAAGGATCTGATCATTATAGGAAAATCAAGTCAGTCAGATACGAAAAGCAAAGATTTCTAGTCTCTCTGAATCTACGCAATAGACAACCGCATCACTTTTCATTCattgatatataatattcaCAAATTATTATTTCTCAACTAACTTAAATTCCATTTTTCAAATCATCACTGAAAACTATAATAGCATCAACAAACAAAAAGGAGTAGTAAAGAAGCATACCAAAAGCAGTAGGAGTCTGGACGTCGATATCAGACATGAAACTTGGTAGATGTAATGATAAACGAGTGAACAGAATTTCCTGAAACTGGATTCGAATTATCAGACCTGATTAAAGTTTAGTCAACAAAATTATCTCACATAGAAATTAAGATAATGGGAAATGAAAGTCAGCAACGcattgaagaaataaataaatacatacatacataataCTGATGCCGTGTTTCAGAGTGAATTATGCAGATGAtaggaaaatatataattgttaGCTTTAGCGAAATTGCTAGATCGATTATGTCACCAAGCCCTTCAAAACCCACTAATGAGAGACGTGAAAGAGTAGCCCAAACTTTTAACAGAGTTTTTACTTTCTAAGTACCCGATTCATTAGAATAGGAGACTAAACAAGGGGCGAAATTAACGGGGCCGAAGAGGTAGCTGCCCAACTGTGAAATCTAGAAAGAATTAGCGCATAAAAACAGTGAACATGTCCTTTAGAATCACGTATAAAAGTGATACATATGAATAAATCCAATCAACAATCGCCACAATAAAAGTAAATAGAGCGTGATCAATTTAATTAATCCAGGTAAATCAAAGAACGGAAGAAAAAATTTCATCTTTACATACACCATAATTGATGCgaggtgaaaaaaaaaattgaataggAATCTCCAAATCTCCGATTTAATCAAACAGATCTACAAGGATCGATCCCAAATCGGGATACAGAAGGAATCGAGAGATCACCTGACCAGGAAATTAGGGATTCGAAGAAGGCCGAACCGATGATTACCGAAGGGAGGTCATAAATGagtttatataaatattttgctTCGCCCCCCCAAAGCATACGTGgcaataataaatataataatataatataatctaGAGCGAGTTTCCCGGGCTCCTTGGGTTGCGTTGCGCAAATGGGCAACAATAAAATGGTCCATGATACATATGTAGCCCAAAACATGAAAGTATTGGGCTTTCAATTTTCTTCATTCGCAAACATGGGCAACAATAAAATGGTCCATGATacatatgaaaatattttcacaCTATTTTGAAGGATTCTATgaacaaatcaaaattttagaCTTTTCCATTTTACATTAAGGCTATGTAGAAGAATTTCGGGCTCTATTTTGATTTGTGTGCCATAGTTGTTCTACATAAATATGTAATATATACTAATAAAAAATGCACACGTTTTATGCGTGTGTaaaataaaagttatttttatatgtatttttttgtgGGTGAAGTGTGTGAGATTTAGTGTGATAATGGATAGAAATGAATAGAAATGAAATGAGAATGTAAAACCGGATTCTCAGAGTAATCGTTACTGTGTGGAtctcaactattataaaatagaagagataatattcaaaatttattgCACAATTGAAATGTTATTCCATATGTATCAGTgtaaaagaaaaatataatatgaaacaaaacaaaagattTCGTTTTGACtctcaaaagaaaaaaaaaatcgtttTGCATAATATTTTGTCATGGATTTCAATCATCCAAGAGAAGGTGAAGTAACCTTATCTCTGATTTAGCAGCACTTGCTAGTTGGTACTTGAGAATGGCTAGCAGTCTCCTCCAATTTCTCCATCACCACACCAGTCTTGCACATCCCAAGCTAAATCCTCAGAGACCCATACGTCTCCTCCACCAATTTCCCATCCATTGCTCGTCAAATTCCAACACTCCATCAACAAATTTCACAAGCCTCTCCGACTCCACTGGCCCTGAACCTGATGATCGGTTCCCAAATCCAGGCCCTGAAACCGGCATCGATTCAGCACAGTTCCCCATCGAAAAGCGTAGGCGATCGGAGATAATACGGGACAGGCAGTCAAGAGGGGGGCTGGTGAAACCCGAGCCTCCCAACTTCGAGATAGGGTGGAAGAGAACCAAACCCATTCCGCTGGAGAAGCCAAAAGGGTACGTGATAATGGACTTTCTGGAGAAACTGGTGGAGCTGATGGAGAGAGAGTATGGCTCCGCCGCGCTGTTGGTTAAAGTTGGGGAAATAGTGGCGGAGAGAGCTAGAGAAGAAGCGGAAGTGCTGGTGGATGAAGGGAAGGTGGAGGAGCGAATGGTGACGGAATTGTGCAGGGTTTTGAAGCTGATGGAAATGGACTTGGCGATGGTAAAAGCTGCTGTTAAGGAGGAGACCTTGAATGAGAGGATTCAACAGGCTAAGGCACGCTGCAGACAGGCAATTCTTGTTGCCAATTCCTTTTGAGCTTTCTTGCTTGTAGGATATATGGTGAAGATCATCAAAATGCATTAAGCTTTTACCATGGCAGAAGAAAAAAAACATCAATCGACAATAGTTTAAGCTTTATACAAACACAGAAGATCGAATGAAATCTAATGCCAAACGGTGGTTACTTTACGATTGTGTCGTCCCATTCGGTGTGAAATCTAATGTCAAATGGTGGTTACATTACGATTGTGTTGATGCTATCTCATTGGGTGTTGATCAACGGGGTATCCAACGACCTTGATTTAAGACAAGCGAAATGTTCATTGCATAAGAAAACGGACCGTTATTCACATGTCAGCAACGGTATCCAACGACCTCAATTTAAGACAAGCAAAATGTTCATTGCATAAAAAAACGGACCGTTACTCACATGTCAGCATCGACATTACCGTACTTTACACATTAACCCATTGTTTTTAGGAACACAAATAATCAAAATTGTTGGTAATTTGGTCGATTTTATTCGTGTGAATGAATTTATGTCCTGATGTGATGTCAATATTCATCtttcaaatataataataacGAGGTATTTATTGCTCTCCAAGTTTAAATATAACAATTTCTTGAAATTTAGTGCGAAAATAAAATAGCCCAAACACAAGTATCAACAGCAAGAAgattttcattcaaaaaaaaaaaaaagcaagaaGATTTTATGTGCAAgtaagaaaatttttcaaaaaaaattatattttgggAGCTCAAACTTGATCATTGAAGTACCTTGTCGTTTGACATATAATAGATGAATACGTGTGCATTAGATACAGATTTGGTTCATGAAATAAGACGTCAATGAAGTAATGACGGTAACTGGAATCCGTACATTTGCTGGTCAAAACTTCATGCCTCAATCATCAGTCATCACTGGCAATTCAAAATTTCCTCGTGAATACAAAACAATCTCGCCTATCTAACATTTTATGTAGCCACAAAATGTTCAAACACTATATGCATGTGCACGTATACTATGTACAATAAAGAATTGCAAAGGGATGCGTTGTCccaatatgtatatgtatataatatacGTATAAAATAACTAAAGCTGAGTTCTTAGTTGCTCGAGTAATTTCTGCATGCTTTCAAGATTCTGCTTTAGTTCCTTGATGTCACCATTGTATTCAGCGGAGGAATCCGACCTATCTAATAATTCAGCAGCAAGGGCAGCACATTTTGAATGTGAATCCTCAAGAGAAGCCATTGTTGACTCCAAGCCAGAACCACGGCTTTCTTGGATGAAATTACAGGACGGACCGAGCCCAAAATTGCTAGGGCTACTGACTCCGCTCGACTTCTCAGGAGTAAAAATGCCATCAAAATTCTTGCTTCCTGCATATCAGGAGACAAAAGGAAAAATCAGAAACCTTGACTATGCAGGCGCTGTAAAAGAAAATGGCTCAGAACTGGTTTAGAGTTCCAGCTATGTTGTCTTGGATTACCCAAGCTACTTAATTGGCTCATAGCGGCAGAGCCTATGGATCCTTCTAATTTGAGAATACGCAGGATTCCAGCAGCTATTCTACCCATAGAATCAACCTCAGACTTGCACAGGAGAACCAAGTATTGCAGCTCATCCTTTGTCACCACGGCCTCAATCTACAAAGTCGAATAGTTTCTCCATATTAATTAGAATTACAAAAAAATTGATACAACCCATTGATTTCAAATTCTCTTTACCGGTTCTTTCACCGAGAATTTCAAGCTTTCCACCATCCACTTGGCCATTGACTCAACAGCATCGCCATCTTCAGAAGCCATCAATTCAACTTCCATATTGACACCACGGTTGCCATAAGTTTGCTTTTCTCTTTCAGTTAAACCATTCTGCAAGATACCTTTTTCAGGAATCCCATTCAAGATGATCCCTTGCAAAGCCACAGGCTTTAAGATTTGCAAGCCTTCCATGCCAACCTGTAAGCATTTTAAATGGTGGTACATGAGATGACTCGTGATGCATTTGTTAAAGAGATATACAGTGACAAATCACAATTATTTCCATCATTTAGGTTATATTTTTGTCTCGAAAATATAAAACCCATACACCGAGGCCGAAGCAATAGATGTATGTATCCTAATCCCCataaaatacttttcaaattaATAAAGGTTTTTTCCCCTGCAAAATCTAAAAGCACTTGCAACTATCAAGACATATGATTGATTTGCAATCATAACAGATGGATGAATAAGTGTGTTGACCAGGTATCTCAATATCACCAAGCAGAATTCACTAGACACTCGAAATCAAAATTCGCTGTCGAGATCTTAATTATAAGCTATAAAAAAGCACATAAATGTCAGCACGGATAGCCCTACGAAAAGGGAAAGGCGCTCACAGTGATTGACTCGATTGGATATTTATGCTTCGCACTTGGTTTTCCATTTCCAACTAGTCCGTGCTTTGGACTACTTTTTCCTTTGGCATGCAAACTCTGAAATGTTGCATGCCAGCTCCTTTCTTCTCTGAAAGAATTTTCAGAATCACAGTAAGACCTCCTATTGCCCATCTCTTGCAAACCTTCAAGCGCAAACAACCAATCTTTCAACTGTATTGATACATCCACGTCATCAGGCGCACCCAACTGAAGAAGGCTACTGTCATTTCCATCTTCTGAATTAGAACCTAATAGAGGAAACCAAATAAAGAGAAATTAATTTGAAGATGAATAACAGAAGAAAAAGAAACTGATACGTAATGGTGGCTTACTCATGCTCTCTCCACGCCCATCCATTATGAGAGGTGATGTTTTGAAAAGCTTTGAAAGAGGTCCAGTGGATAATTTCTCTAGTCCTCTAGTAAGATCCTCCCCTGGTCCACCATCTGGCCCAAGAATTCCGAACCTATGAAGCAAAGATTCAGTATAATTCATTCCCCCACCAAGGCGGACACCAGCTACACACGCAGAGATATTCAAAGAATGACACTCGATATCTTGAGCACTATACGGAATCACATGGACCATGTGTATATGCAGAAAAGGTGAGGTACTCTTTTGAACCCAAAAGACAGCTCTTAACTTATGGTATTCATTTTCATCGAGATGAATAAAATCTGAGGTTGAATTGGAGCCATTCTGATGTCTCGAGTTATTCACAATGCCTGCACATTCCACCTCGACACTATCCCACTGTAAAGTAGATGATATTGCTCTAGCACCACCCAATGTTCTATGACCAACTTTGATGGATAGATTTTTTCCCGTAAAATGAACCAAGGGTTTGCCAGGAATGTCACAAGAAGATTCCAAAAATCTTAGCTGAAGTTCCTCAACAGCTAGAGTTACGGCAGTATCACCAGGAACCTTCTCCATCATAGTTCCACCCAAAGAGTCATTTCTTGTCCCATTTGACTTTTGGTTTTTCCCTACCAGAGCTATCTTTTCGCAAACCCTAccaaaatatgcatagagatctAGAACAAAAAATAGTTCCTCTACTGAAGAGTTTGATGAATATTGTTGGCATGCAACCCCTACTCTGACAACCCCACCTGGAGGTGGGACATTTGTTAAAGGGCTTCCATCTGCAGTCACCATAGCTACCTCAAGACAAACATCTTTCATCTCAAGGCATCTCCATAAATCCGGAGACTCCAGAAGAGAGTTGTCCTTTCCAGTTGAGCTGTTCTCAGTCTCCAAAGCCAAACAAATCAAAGAAGCTGAAGCAGTCAATTTCCTCTGGCTGGCATCCACTGGTTGACCTTTCCAAAGACAAAAGCATGCTGGATCTCTCTCAAGGTTTAGTAACCTCGGTTTAAGGGAAGGTGACTCGGAAAGCATCAAATCTTGAATATGAAGCCTTGCACCGGTAAATGATCTCTCAAAAGGTGTTATACAAATTCTAGAGGTGTATTCTGGTTTTCTTATTTCCAGTGGAACCATGATGTCTAAACCTTTGAGATTAAACACAAGGGATTTGATTGAAAAATCTGGCAGCACAGCTCCATGATTAGCAACAATTCCATCAGCCAAAAACGACAATATCCTAAGACAGGATTCTTCCTGAAGATGGATCTGATTATACGGGTGAGAGGTATGAATTAAATTGAGATCAGAATAAATGAAGTTCTGTGAGTTAATATGCACATGAAGGAAAAGAAAGGGTAAGGTGGATACTTACAATTAGTGGTTGGCAGTCAATAACCGTTCTTGAAGCAAATATTGGAGGACTTGGGGAGGGCAAGAGCTGAAGACAGTGGAGGCTTATCAGAGGCCCTTCACGATTCAATTGCCACGGCTGGTCTCCCAGAGGATATATTGGAGGACAGAAATTTTTACCTGCATAGACAGCGGCGGAATAACTTTTGAAAAAACATAAACAGATACGCCAAAATTCCAAAACGATTATGAAAAAACAGAGTATACCAAAGTCTGGAATATGTGACTCATCAACTGAAGCAGTTTCCATGGACGGTTGTACTAAGGCGCATGGAGGTCGTGCAAAAGTGTCTCTGCATTTTATTTAGCCATGTATAAGAACTCAATAGTATGAATAACATTATAAATGCCATAAGtagtaaaaattatatcattcaaGTAAGTGAATGGACTTCTGTACAAAATCTCATCCAGAAAGCCTCTCTGAGCCACAAATACGATCAATTGTGTTTCTCATAAAACCATTGATAATGGCAACAGCATATGGATGAGTTAAAATAACATGTTACTTGAGAAAATTACATTATGAAGCAAATAAAATCTATTTTGTTTAAACAAAGCACTAAAAGCATATATGGCTTAGATTAATTGGATTGCATGGTGTCAATTAAGATGATTACGTTAGATTCTAATCAAATGACATGAAATAGCATGGGAGTCCAACAACCACGAAAATTATTTACTCAACAGAGTATCAAGGTGGCTGCTTCTTTCATTATGATTTTCTGACTGAACATATCATTGTGGTTTGTGATCTATAAATTCTATTATATGTTTCATCACACATCTGTTGCACCTGAGCTATGTGATACATAGGTTCAACTAACCTCAAAAACAAGCCACCAATCATAACTCGAGTCAAGTACTTGGCATCTTCTCCATCAGAAACACTTGCCTGCGAGAAGAAAAAAAGCCTTCAGTATCTGGTCCAAGCAAGTAAACCGTAACATAAGAAAATCAATTTTTACACTTAAACATCTTTCAAGTTCCACAAGACAATACCCGAGAAAAAAACAGTGACTGCATCAAAAGTTCCAGCTGGAACTCTGTAAGACAAACAAACTTGTTAGACCAAAACTTAGAGAAATACGTCTTTAGACCAAAAAATTGTCGGCAGTGACAATTTACCCTGCTAGTGGGTCGATCGAAACCTAGAGCTTAAATTGCTacgtaatttaaaa comes from Henckelia pumila isolate YLH828 chromosome 4, ASM3356847v2, whole genome shotgun sequence and encodes:
- the LOC140866497 gene encoding pectinesterase-like, encoding MASTRQPLLISPQKTKLITCKFLYLAPAILTLLVSAVFLAPNLVKIIQNDQSKASHICQRALHPETCQNFVSELVSDGVKPQNTTFILQKMLVKQARMMRNATLHATKLRNQMNAQTEQGALADCLELLDLSIDLVLDSIKAIMAPTGIMSRADAQTWLSTVLTNHVTCFDGLNAPSRKPMEAILEDLILRARASLAILAEGSEPDVEMMTLTGARGMLLPSWISPFDRKLLQKSASDIKADIVVAKDGSGKYKTVAEAIAAAPNKSKTRFVIYIKTGTYKENVTVDKNKQNLMIVGDGMNSTIITGDLNVVDGSTTFNSATLAAVGEGFILQDICIQNTAGPEKHQAVALRVGADKSVINRCRLDAFQDTLYAHSQRQFYRDSYITGTVDFIFGNSAVVFQKCKLAARKPMANQQNMVTAQGRTDPNQSTGTSIQDCEIVASNDLQPVQSSFRSYLGRPWKEYSRTVVMQSNISSVIDPAGWAEWSGDFALNTLYYGEYMNQGPGAGTSKRVKWPGYHVLNDSAEAMKFTVKELIQGGDWLSSTGVAYTEGL
- the LOC140864255 gene encoding protein translation factor SUI1 homolog, with amino-acid sequence MSDIDVQTPTAFDPFADANAENSGAGSKDYVHVRVQQRNGRKSLTTVQGLKKEFSYNKILKDLKKEFCCNGTVVQDPELGQVIQLQGDQRKNVSSFLIQAGIVKKEHIKIHGF
- the LOC140866757 gene encoding protein CHLORORESPIRATORY REDUCTION 41, chloroplastic, which encodes MASSLLQFLHHHTSLAHPKLNPQRPIRLLHQFPIHCSSNSNTPSTNFTSLSDSTGPEPDDRFPNPGPETGIDSAQFPIEKRRRSEIIRDRQSRGGLVKPEPPNFEIGWKRTKPIPLEKPKGYVIMDFLEKLVELMEREYGSAALLVKVGEIVAERAREEAEVLVDEGKVEERMVTELCRVLKLMEMDLAMVKAAVKEETLNERIQQAKARCRQAILVANSF
- the LOC140866496 gene encoding uncharacterized protein isoform X2; the encoded protein is MTLEVRTVNLLLETHGGARQRGGATWASPMASITIRNLLLYTTNEHWEVVNLKEARDFSSDKKFIYVFKKLEWGHLSIDLLPHPDMFSDAQFSNSMDESNRKDEDGAKRVFFGGERFIEGISGEAHITIQRTELNSPLGLEVQLHITEAVCPSLSEPGLRALLRFFTGLYACLNRGDVDPTAQQRTAEAAGRSLVSMIVDHIFLCIKDAEFQLELLMQSLFFSRASVSDGEDAKYLTRVMIGGLFLRDTFARPPCALVQPSMETASVDESHIPDFGKNFCPPIYPLGDQPWQLNREGPLISLHCLQLLPSPSPPIFASRTVIDCQPLIIHLQEESCLRILSFLADGIVANHGAVLPDFSIKSLVFNLKGLDIMVPLEIRKPEYTSRICITPFERSFTGARLHIQDLMLSESPSLKPRLLNLERDPACFCLWKGQPVDASQRKLTASASLICLALETENSSTGKDNSLLESPDLWRCLEMKDVCLEVAMVTADGSPLTNVPPPGGVVRVGVACQQYSSNSSVEELFFVLDLYAYFGRVCEKIALVGKNQKSNGTRNDSLGGTMMEKVPGDTAVTLAVEELQLRFLESSCDIPGKPLVHFTGKNLSIKVGHRTLGGARAISSTLQWDSVEVECAGIVNNSRHQNGSNSTSDFIHLDENEYHKLRAVFWVQKSTSPFLHIHMVHVIPYSAQDIECHSLNISACVAGVRLGGGMNYTESLLHRFGILGPDGGPGEDLTRGLEKLSTGPLSKLFKTSPLIMDGRGESMSSNSEDGNDSSLLQLGAPDDVDVSIQLKDWLFALEGLQEMGNRRSYCDSENSFREERSWHATFQSLHAKGKSSPKHGLVGNGKPSAKHKYPIESITVGMEGLQILKPVALQGIILNGIPEKGILQNGLTEREKQTYGNRGVNMEVELMASEDGDAVESMAKWMVESLKFSVKEPIEAVVTKDELQYLVLLCKSEVDSMGRIAAGILRILKLEGSIGSAAMSQLSSLGSKNFDGIFTPEKSSGVSSPSNFGLGPSCNFIQESRGSGLESTMASLEDSHSKCAALAAELLDRSDSSAEYNGDIKELKQNLESMQKLLEQLRTQL
- the LOC140866496 gene encoding uncharacterized protein isoform X1, translated to MESILARALEYTLKYWLKSFSRDQFKLQGRAVQLSNLDINGDALHASIGLPPALNVTTAKVGKLEIILPSVSNVQVEPIVVQIDRLDLVLEENDDDIDASRGSSAASISASRGSGYGFADKIADGMTLEVRTVNLLLETHGGARQRGGATWASPMASITIRNLLLYTTNEHWEVVNLKEARDFSSDKKFIYVFKKLEWGHLSIDLLPHPDMFSDAQFSNSMDESNRKDEDGAKRVFFGGERFIEGISGEAHITIQRTELNSPLGLEVQLHITEAVCPSLSEPGLRALLRFFTGLYACLNRGDVDPTAQQRTAEAAGRSLVSMIVDHIFLCIKDAEFQLELLMQSLFFSRASVSDGEDAKYLTRVMIGGLFLRDTFARPPCALVQPSMETASVDESHIPDFGKNFCPPIYPLGDQPWQLNREGPLISLHCLQLLPSPSPPIFASRTVIDCQPLIIHLQEESCLRILSFLADGIVANHGAVLPDFSIKSLVFNLKGLDIMVPLEIRKPEYTSRICITPFERSFTGARLHIQDLMLSESPSLKPRLLNLERDPACFCLWKGQPVDASQRKLTASASLICLALETENSSTGKDNSLLESPDLWRCLEMKDVCLEVAMVTADGSPLTNVPPPGGVVRVGVACQQYSSNSSVEELFFVLDLYAYFGRVCEKIALVGKNQKSNGTRNDSLGGTMMEKVPGDTAVTLAVEELQLRFLESSCDIPGKPLVHFTGKNLSIKVGHRTLGGARAISSTLQWDSVEVECAGIVNNSRHQNGSNSTSDFIHLDENEYHKLRAVFWVQKSTSPFLHIHMVHVIPYSAQDIECHSLNISACVAGVRLGGGMNYTESLLHRFGILGPDGGPGEDLTRGLEKLSTGPLSKLFKTSPLIMDGRGESMSSNSEDGNDSSLLQLGAPDDVDVSIQLKDWLFALEGLQEMGNRRSYCDSENSFREERSWHATFQSLHAKGKSSPKHGLVGNGKPSAKHKYPIESITVGMEGLQILKPVALQGIILNGIPEKGILQNGLTEREKQTYGNRGVNMEVELMASEDGDAVESMAKWMVESLKFSVKEPIEAVVTKDELQYLVLLCKSEVDSMGRIAAGILRILKLEGSIGSAAMSQLSSLGSKNFDGIFTPEKSSGVSSPSNFGLGPSCNFIQESRGSGLESTMASLEDSHSKCAALAAELLDRSDSSAEYNGDIKELKQNLESMQKLLEQLRTQL